Part of the Desulfatiglans sp. genome, TCTCCTCAGGAATTGATTCAAAACAGCAATGATCAGACCGTGTATAATATTGAAACATCATTAAAAACAGCATCTATTGAATCAAATAAAACAGAGAGATACAGGAGCACTAAAAGATGACATTTATTACCATTGCTATTTCCGCCTGTACCCTCTTTTTACTCGCTGTTGCAATTTCCTGGATACTTGGGTGGGCAAATATAAAATTCAAAGTTGTAGTTAACCCAAAGATAGAGGAGGTACTTAATGCACTTCCCGGCGCCAACTGTGGCGGGTGCGGCTATGTCGGGTGCAGTGACTATGCTGCCGCTGTTGTTGATAATAATGTACCTGTAAACAGATGCACTGTTGGCGGTGAATCATGCGCTAATGTTGTTGCCCGGATAATGGGGGTTGATGCCGGACAGATGCTAAAATCATATGCCATTGTGCACTGCGGGTCAAAACTTTATGAACGCCTTCTGTGTAATGACTACCATGGTGAAAAAAGCTGTATAGGAGCCAGTCAGGTTGCAGGGATACAGGGATGCACATATGGCTGCCTCG contains:
- a CDS encoding RnfABCDGE type electron transport complex subunit B codes for the protein MTFITIAISACTLFLLAVAISWILGWANIKFKVVVNPKIEEVLNALPGANCGGCGYVGCSDYAAAVVDNNVPVNRCTVGGESCANVVARIMGVDAGQMLKSYAIVHCGSKLYERLLCNDYHGEKSCIGASQVAGIQGCTYGCLGLGDCIEACKYDAIHVTDGLATVDYDKCIGCGACARVCPRGIITIVPFNENSIPVVACSNKDTGKESREVCQKACIGCKACSKISDIFIVEGTLSRADYSSCNASKYEETSQAKEKCPTKCIRFIGRM